CGGCGCGCGAACAGGTACATGCCGACCGCCGAGGCCACCATGCCGCCGAGCAGCAGGACGTTGTAGACCGCCACCGCCGAGACGCCTGCCTCGATGAAGGGCGCGGCAAGCGCCCCCTCGAGGAATGTCGCGTCGGAGTTCGCCAGCGTTCCCGTCTCCGGGTAGAAGATGTTGCCGTCGAAGAGATGGCTGGGATCGTGGAAGATCTGCCGGGCGAGCCGCTTGAGACGCCAGATGCTGAAGAGTGGGTCGAAGTGATGGGCGACGGCATCGCCAAGGTGAGCGGCCTGCGGCCACGTGCACACGATCACCAGCCCCGCAAAGCCGGCGGTGACGGCAGCCAGCCTCGCGAGTGTCAGGGGCGCGAGATCTTGCGTCTGTTCGGACTCGGATGCCCGCACGTTGCTACCTAGTTAGGTGGGCCTGGGGACAATACCGGTGATGGCGTTCCCTGCCGGCCGTGCTCGACCGCAGATTCTAAGCCCCTCAGCCCTTCTGTGGCCACGACGGCCGGCACGACACCGCGTTGACGACCGAAAAGATAGCGGTGTTGGCGCCGATGCCGAGCGCCAACGTCAGGACCGCGATCGCAGTGAAGCCTGGACTCCGGCGCAGCACGCGCATCGCGTGCCGCACATCCTTCCACAGGTCTTCGACGAGGTTCATGCGTCGCATGTCCCGGCACTCCTCCTTCCGTTGCTCGACGCCCCCAAAGCCGCGCAGTACGATCCTGCGTGCGCCCTCAGGCGCAAGACCTTTCACCACTTGGTCCTGAATCTGTTGGTCGAGGTGATAGCGGACCTCTTCGTCCAACTCCTCGTCGACCTGGCGGCGGCGAAAGATGGCGCGCAGCCTGAGTGGCACCGTGTACAACCATCGTTCCAGGCGCATGGCTGAAACCTCTGTCAGGCGGACGCCTCACATGTCCGAGCGCAAGGCGATGATTGGGTCGGTGCGCGAGGCACGGCGCGCGGGAAGATACGTCGCCAACAGGGCGACGGTCGCCAGGCCCACCGCGACCGCAACGTATGTCACCGGATCCATCGGGCTCACGCCGAACAGCAGCGCGGACATGACACGAGTGAGCAGCAGGGCCGCGCCCATGCCGAGTGCGATGCCCGTCAGCGTCAGCACGACGCCATGACGGAGAAACAGCTGGCGCACGTCTCCGGTTTGCGCGCCGAGCGCCATGCGGATTCCAATCTCCCGTGTGCGCTGTGTCGCGACGTACGCAATCACCCCGTAGATGCCCACGACGCAGAGGAGCAGGGCCACGGACGCAGCAATAGCGAGGATGACCATGGCAAAGGATGTCTGGGCCATGGAAGCGGCGCGAATGTCATCGAGCGTTTGCACGTCGGCGAGCGGCAGGTTCGGGTTCACGGACCAGACGGCTTCCTGAATCTCGCCTAGAAACGTCGGCGACTGCATCCGTCGTGACCGAATGGCGTAGGCCATCGTGCGCGCGACGTCAACGGGCTCCGAATCCCCGCGTTTCATGAGCACTGGCCAGTACACGATGGTTGGCGCCGGCCTGTGCACGCCATTGTCGCGCTCGTTGCCGACGACCCCGATGATCTCACGCCAGGGATCGTAGGGACCCTGTCGGACGCGCTTCCCGAGAGCAGCAGCCGGTTCCTGCCAGTACTCACGGGCGAAGTTGTCGGACACCATCACCACCGGCGCGTACTGATAGATGTCGGCCCACGTGATCGCACGGCCGGCGATCACGCGGTTCCCCATCGTCTCGAAGTACCCGGGCGCAATCCGTTTCCTTCGGCGAAGCGGAGGTACCTGCTCGTCCTCATACAAACTGCCCTCTACCCACACGGCGTCCTGACCGCTGCTGCCGTCCATCGTGACCGACGAGGCGAGACCCACCGAGGTGACGCCGGGCACG
The Luteitalea sp. genome window above contains:
- a CDS encoding FtsX-like permease family protein; amino-acid sequence: NRAETFVGSNFGFFGVARLRPGITLTQANADVARMIPLVYDRFPLPSGLSRQMLDSVRMEPNVRPLAADVIGDVGQVLWVLLGTVGIVLLIACANVANLFLVRAEGRQQEIAVRAALGASRGRIARGLLSESVALALAGGSLGLLLAWLGVHLLARIAPSRLPRIEEIAIDPVVLLFTLAISVITGVMFGLIPVMRLGAPSVAALKEGGRSASDAPRRQRARNALVVTEVALALVLLIVSGLMVRTFIALRQVEPGFVRPEEVHTFRVSIPEALLEDPEQTTRTHAEISERLRHVPGVTSVGLASSVTMDGSSGQDAVWVEGSLYEDEQVPPLRRRKRIAPGYFETMGNRVIAGRAITWADIYQYAPVVMVSDNFAREYWQEPAAALGKRVRQGPYDPWREIIGVVGNERDNGVHRPAPTIVYWPVLMKRGDSEPVDVARTMAYAIRSRRMQSPTFLGEIQEAVWSVNPNLPLADVQTLDDIRAASMAQTSFAMVILAIAASVALLLCVVGIYGVIAYVATQRTREIGIRMALGAQTGDVRQLFLRHGVVLTLTGIALGMGAALLLTRVMSALLFGVSPMDPVTYVAVAVGLATVALLATYLPARRASRTDPIIALRSDM